A single region of the Procambarus clarkii isolate CNS0578487 chromosome 94, FALCON_Pclarkii_2.0, whole genome shotgun sequence genome encodes:
- the LOC138359968 gene encoding micronuclear linker histone polyprotein-like → MSRGTATRGCQEEPTQEDVKRNRHKRVSRGTNTRGCQEEPTQEDVKRNQHKRMSRGTNTRGCQEEPPQEGVKRNQHKRVSKELPQEGVKRNQHEEDVKRNQHKRMSRGSNTRGCQEEPTQEDVKRNRHKRVSRGSNTRGCQEEPTQEDVKKNQHKRMSRRTNTRGCQEVATQEDVKKNQHKRMSRGSNTRGCQEVATQEDVKKKPTQEDVKR, encoded by the coding sequence ATGTCAAGAGGAACCGCCACAAGAGGGTGTCAAGAGGAACCAACACAAGAGGATGTCAAGAGGAACCGCCACAAGAGGGTGTCAAGAGGAACCAACACAAGAGGATGTCAAGAGGAACCAACACAAGAGGATGTCAAGAGGAACCAACACAAGAGGATGTCAAGAGGAACCAACACAAGAGGATGTCAAGAGGAACCACCACAAGAGGGTGTCAAGAGGAACCAACACAAGAGGGTGTCAAAGGAACTGCCACAAGAGGGTGTCAAGAGGAACCAACACGAAGAGGATGTCAAGAGGAACCAACACAAGAGGATGTCAAGAGGTAGCAACACAAGAGGATGTCAAGAGGAACCAACACAAGAGGATGTCAAGAGGAACCGCCACAAGAGGGTGTCAAGAGGTAGCAACACAAGAGGATGTCAAGAAGAACCAACACAAGAGGATGTCAAGAAGAACCAACACAAGAGGATGTCAAGAAGAACCAACACAAGAGGATGTCAAGAGGTAGCAACACAAGAGGATGTCAAGAAGAACCAACACAAGAGGATGTCAAGAGGTAGCAACACAAGAGGATGTCAAGAGGTAGCAACACAAGAGGATGTCAAGAAGAAACCAACACAAGAGGATGTCAAGAGGTAG